One genomic region from Candidatus Peregrinibacteria bacterium encodes:
- a CDS encoding S-layer homology domain-containing protein, which translates to MQQSQVEALKILGELVSWDLLSSTSEGSLPFQDVSADEWYSRYLLYAVEKNIIDDSGNFFEPAKPITRGKMAEYIYRDYVVRETGDAYDVKYDAQFIGGGSSGTPSADCTNADIAQSMLYDQVIANDPKKDFFALYRKKDPVRKRDYFQVFTDDSKSGIVENVSEKSWFFWLDTAPNTKFGHDTKMMTVNFNGCTISQNSSFLWPIVDGKELWNTDTERTNTKDLTYVGTKAGLAPQASLPSPVMKPCNAPADSKKFALIVSFGEDRFFKQDAVNMNTFLCNKGYQTSYIDNTPANPFTEISRQLDVISTLSTRNGGNKAFFFYVTSHGMQPSGNLVVRMENGTDAAGNPIQNVVTIPLPDLAETMKTHGFETMNSEEFSLVHDTCYSGNVVPLYEQKAAALAKTIVGWVSASSQSNQESIGDSNTGSYHTNTLLHCIENSLPYASFAKCVDGEAQKNLGADYATATPIIEKLTPATDDVVPFLP; encoded by the coding sequence GTGCAACAAAGCCAAGTGGAAGCGCTAAAAATTCTCGGAGAACTGGTTTCATGGGATCTTCTCTCTTCAACTTCCGAGGGATCATTGCCATTTCAAGATGTCAGTGCAGATGAATGGTACAGCCGATATCTTCTTTATGCTGTAGAAAAAAACATCATCGACGATTCGGGAAACTTCTTTGAACCGGCAAAACCAATTACCCGTGGAAAAATGGCGGAATATATTTACCGCGATTATGTCGTTCGGGAAACAGGAGATGCATATGACGTGAAATATGACGCACAATTTATTGGTGGAGGATCATCAGGAACTCCTTCTGCTGATTGTACAAATGCCGATATCGCACAAAGTATGCTCTACGACCAAGTTATTGCAAATGATCCGAAAAAAGATTTTTTTGCGCTCTACCGAAAAAAAGATCCGGTGCGAAAAAGAGATTATTTTCAGGTATTTACAGATGATTCCAAATCAGGAATAGTGGAAAATGTTTCCGAAAAATCATGGTTTTTTTGGCTCGATACAGCGCCAAATACAAAGTTCGGACATGACACCAAAATGATGACGGTAAATTTTAATGGCTGTACAATTTCGCAAAATTCTTCGTTTTTATGGCCAATTGTAGATGGAAAAGAACTCTGGAATACCGACACAGAAAGAACTAATACAAAGGATCTGACCTACGTCGGAACAAAAGCAGGACTTGCTCCGCAGGCATCACTTCCTAGTCCCGTAATGAAACCCTGCAATGCACCAGCAGATTCCAAGAAGTTCGCACTCATTGTCTCTTTTGGAGAAGATCGATTCTTCAAACAAGATGCTGTAAATATGAACACATTTCTGTGTAATAAAGGGTATCAAACATCATATATCGATAATACTCCAGCAAATCCATTCACAGAAATCAGCAGACAACTCGATGTCATTTCGACCCTTTCCACAAGAAATGGCGGAAACAAAGCATTTTTCTTTTATGTCACATCACACGGCATGCAGCCTTCGGGAAATCTCGTTGTCAGAATGGAAAACGGAACGGATGCGGCAGGGAATCCGATTCAGAATGTGGTGACAATTCCCCTCCCTGATCTTGCCGAGACAATGAAGACGCACGGTTTTGAAACCATGAACAGCGAAGAATTTTCTCTCGTGCACGATACGTGTTATTCCGGAAATGTTGTGCCACTGTATGAACAAAAAGCTGCCGCTCTCGCAAAAACAATTGTCGGTTGGGTGAGCGCATCTTCTCAGTCGAATCAAGAAAGTATTGGAGATTCAAATACTGGATCGTATCATACGAATACTCTTCTCCATTGCATCGAGAATTCTCTTCCCTACGCGAGTTTTGCAAAGTGTGTCGACGGA